The following are encoded together in the Robertmurraya sp. FSL R5-0851 genome:
- a CDS encoding AI-2E family transporter — translation MSLTNKKWFQAMIAIIFILIISLLVRENAFLFQPLIVLLQTIFLPFVVAGIFFYLCRPLIFWLVKKKVPKWMAILSAYLAITLVFYGFIRLIGPIISDQLDLFINNVPSMVTSVVDGIKYIQENRDTFPEFIQKAIIDGSNQLETQIKNNTGNIANGIFSIFGFIGGFINTIFYLVLVPFILFYMLKDSNNFAPRVASFFKKDLQKDVLQILKETDRTISTYIQGQLIVSLCVGILLYIGYLIIGLDYSLVLALFAMLMNVIPFLGPFLAVVPALFVALFQDPIMLVYVAIITVIAQQVEGNVISPQVMGKSLNIHPLTIIVLILTAGNLMGLLGIIFVIPVYSIVKVLVTHIFKIYRLNNKDLAS, via the coding sequence ATGTCATTAACAAATAAAAAATGGTTTCAGGCAATGATCGCTATTATCTTTATACTAATTATTTCTTTATTAGTTAGGGAAAATGCTTTTTTATTTCAACCTCTCATCGTATTGCTGCAGACGATATTTTTGCCATTTGTAGTTGCAGGAATATTTTTTTACCTATGTAGGCCTCTAATATTTTGGTTAGTGAAGAAAAAGGTTCCAAAATGGATGGCCATTCTTTCTGCGTATTTAGCTATTACACTAGTCTTTTATGGCTTCATCCGGTTGATTGGACCAATAATATCTGATCAATTAGACCTTTTTATTAACAATGTTCCAAGCATGGTTACTTCGGTTGTTGACGGAATTAAATATATACAAGAAAACCGTGATACGTTTCCTGAATTTATTCAAAAGGCTATAATTGATGGTAGCAATCAGCTGGAGACACAAATTAAAAACAACACCGGTAATATTGCCAATGGAATTTTTTCTATCTTTGGATTTATTGGAGGATTTATTAATACCATCTTCTACTTAGTGCTAGTTCCATTTATCCTGTTTTATATGTTAAAAGATAGCAACAATTTTGCACCAAGAGTGGCAAGCTTCTTTAAAAAGGATTTACAAAAAGATGTATTACAAATTCTAAAAGAAACAGATAGAACCATCTCTACATATATTCAAGGACAATTAATTGTAAGCTTATGTGTTGGGATCTTACTATATATTGGATATTTAATAATTGGACTTGATTATTCATTAGTTTTAGCTTTGTTTGCAATGTTAATGAATGTTATACCTTTTTTAGGTCCATTTTTAGCCGTAGTTCCTGCCCTTTTTGTTGCGTTATTTCAAGATCCCATCATGCTCGTCTATGTTGCCATCATAACGGTGATTGCTCAACAAGTTGAAGGGAATGTGATCTCGCCACAAGTAATGGGGAAAAGTTTGAATATTCATCCGTTAACGATCATCGTACTGATTTTGACCGCAGGTAATTTAATGGGATTGTTGGGGATTATTTTTGTTATCCCGGTGTACTCAATAGTTAAAGTACTCGTTACACATATATTCAAAATTTATAGATTAAATAACAAAGACCTAGCTTCTTAA
- a CDS encoding beta-propeller domain-containing protein has protein sequence MNRKWVIGLSILVALVIASIVMYTKETRLTAQYGSGNELEGEMVNGALPVIKDKAQLNQYFYQIIKEEKQNQKFFTFTKEDKASEESSMDNAASDSSSKASGQEVSSTNVQVQGIDEADIVKTDGEYIFQVVDGKVNIISTKIAEKMEHVASIQFQQTFSPSQLFLDKGRLLIIGYSYSYEDSAGRKKIAAESLYAPMNEMARALVYDVKDPSKPTLEREISLEGYLSSARKIGSKVYLIANHFPQYWLLEEGDGVDLRPRISDSVNKEEATSVSYDEIQYIPGSKEANYTTIAAFDLAEPSQEAKITTYLGSGGQLYMSKENLYLALTNWKSEAEREEVFTPNTMIYKFGINQLDVTFQGNAEVVGTVLNQFSMDEHNGYFRIATTEGDRWDESKPSKNHLIVFDKELKQVGALTDLAKGERIYSARFMGDRIYIVTFKETDPLFVIDASEPSSPTILGELKIPGFSNYLHPYDENHIIGFGYDTKLVTLEGDKEPRVLTEGVKISLFDITDVSNPKEKFTEIIGGRGTYSPLNYDHKALLYNGENGLFAFPINVYESVKGNDYEQKFIFQGAYVYNVSLDKGFSLKSKISHMEGKELYEEWDNEIQRLVYIDEQLYALSHSKISSYSLENYQFISELKLK, from the coding sequence ATGAACAGAAAATGGGTTATTGGACTTTCTATTCTTGTTGCTTTGGTTATTGCTTCAATTGTCATGTACACAAAAGAAACGCGTCTTACAGCACAATATGGATCTGGAAATGAACTTGAGGGTGAAATGGTTAACGGTGCTCTACCTGTTATTAAAGATAAAGCACAGTTAAACCAATATTTTTATCAAATTATTAAAGAAGAAAAACAGAATCAAAAGTTTTTTACTTTTACGAAAGAAGATAAAGCTTCCGAGGAATCCTCTATGGATAATGCTGCTTCGGATTCAAGTTCAAAAGCAAGTGGTCAAGAGGTCTCGAGTACAAATGTTCAAGTTCAAGGAATTGATGAAGCTGATATTGTAAAAACGGATGGAGAATATATATTCCAAGTAGTAGATGGTAAAGTAAACATTATTTCTACTAAGATTGCTGAGAAAATGGAACATGTGGCGTCCATTCAATTTCAACAAACATTTTCACCTTCGCAATTGTTCTTGGATAAAGGCCGACTATTAATTATCGGTTATAGCTATAGTTATGAGGATTCTGCTGGTCGAAAGAAAATAGCGGCAGAAAGTTTGTATGCACCTATGAATGAAATGGCAAGGGCTCTTGTTTACGATGTAAAGGATCCATCAAAACCAACCTTAGAAAGAGAAATATCGCTAGAAGGGTATCTTTCGAGTGCTAGAAAGATAGGGAGTAAGGTTTATTTAATTGCAAATCACTTTCCTCAATATTGGTTACTGGAAGAGGGAGATGGAGTTGACTTACGTCCAAGAATCTCAGACTCTGTAAATAAAGAGGAAGCAACCTCTGTTTCTTATGATGAAATTCAATATATTCCTGGATCAAAGGAAGCAAACTATACCACAATTGCGGCTTTTGACCTTGCTGAACCTTCCCAAGAAGCGAAAATTACTACTTATTTGGGGAGTGGAGGTCAGCTGTATATGTCTAAAGAGAACCTCTACTTAGCCCTTACAAACTGGAAATCAGAAGCAGAGCGTGAGGAAGTGTTCACACCAAATACGATGATATATAAATTTGGGATTAATCAGTTAGATGTTACTTTTCAAGGCAATGCAGAGGTAGTCGGTACTGTTCTGAATCAATTCTCAATGGATGAACATAATGGTTATTTCCGGATAGCAACAACCGAAGGAGATAGATGGGATGAAAGCAAGCCTTCCAAAAACCACTTGATCGTATTTGATAAAGAATTAAAACAGGTTGGTGCACTAACTGATCTTGCAAAAGGAGAAAGAATCTATTCAGCGAGGTTTATGGGTGATCGCATATATATAGTTACCTTTAAAGAAACGGATCCTTTATTCGTCATTGATGCGTCAGAGCCAAGTTCTCCAACCATCCTTGGAGAACTTAAGATTCCAGGATTCAGTAATTATCTGCACCCTTACGACGAGAATCATATTATTGGTTTTGGTTATGATACTAAGCTAGTTACTCTGGAGGGAGATAAGGAGCCCAGAGTTTTAACAGAGGGTGTAAAAATTTCCTTATTTGATATAACAGATGTTAGCAATCCAAAAGAAAAGTTTACAGAGATTATAGGGGGAAGAGGAACGTACTCACCTTTAAACTACGATCATAAAGCATTGCTATATAATGGGGAAAATGGTCTTTTTGCTTTTCCCATCAATGTGTATGAAAGTGTGAAAGGAAATGACTATGAGCAAAAATTTATTTTTCAAGGTGCTTATGTTTATAATGTAAGCCTTGATAAGGGTTTCTCCTTGAAGTCAAAAATCTCTCATATGGAGGGGAAAGAACTGTATGAAGAATGGGACAATGAAATTCAACGCTTGGTATATATAGATGAACAGCTTTATGCCTTATCTCATTCGAAAATAAGTTCATACAGTTTAGAAAACTATCAGTTCATTTCGGAATTAAAATTAAAGTAA
- the cdaS gene encoding sporulation-specific diadenylate cyclase CdaS has protein sequence MYEQKRFQQDVKLMLSTIQEKTKSIQDTISEKDCCILSEFDLLLKLVSDAQSLASSYYLESYLSPYTTEYNQIAKAAATLSEKRHGALIVVERKQPLTEILHNGVIIGAKFSQTLLETIFYPGNPLHDGAVLIQNDFIHSAGNILPVSSQTFQSKKLGTRHRAALGLSEVTDAIMIVVSEETGRITFAINGDLHVVKT, from the coding sequence TTGTATGAACAAAAAAGATTTCAACAGGATGTAAAGCTTATGTTGTCAACGATACAGGAGAAAACAAAATCCATTCAAGACACGATTTCTGAAAAAGATTGTTGTATCCTTTCTGAGTTTGATCTTTTACTTAAGCTGGTTTCTGACGCTCAAAGTCTTGCATCCTCATATTATTTAGAGTCATACTTATCACCATATACAACAGAATATAATCAAATTGCAAAGGCTGCAGCCACACTTTCAGAAAAGAGACACGGTGCATTAATTGTGGTTGAAAGAAAGCAGCCATTAACAGAAATTCTACACAATGGTGTCATAATAGGTGCGAAATTCAGTCAAACACTTCTTGAAACCATATTTTATCCTGGGAACCCTTTGCATGATGGGGCAGTTTTAATACAGAATGATTTTATTCACTCAGCGGGAAATATCTTACCTGTAAGTAGTCAAACGTTTCAAAGTAAAAAGCTCGGTACTAGGCATAGAGCCGCATTGGGATTATCTGAGGTGACTGATGCAATAATGATTGTAGTCTCAGAGGAAACGGGTCGCATCACATTTGCCATTAATGGGGATTTACATGTAGTAAAAACATAA
- a CDS encoding YjcZ family sporulation protein has protein sequence MGESYNGGFNNGFALLVVLFILLIIVGASFFNNY, from the coding sequence ATGGGCGAAAGCTACAACGGAGGTTTTAACAACGGATTTGCTCTACTTGTTGTATTGTTTATCTTGTTGATCATTGTCGGTGCTTCTTTTTTTAACAACTATTAA
- the qoxC gene encoding cytochrome aa3 quinol oxidase subunit III yields the protein MSANVNTSLPLEYQTEQSRMNILGFWIFLGAEIVLFATLFSVYGVLYKNYAGGPTHQDIFMMKEVMIQTVLLLTSSFTMGVAIWEMRRNNKKGLIGWFILTLLLGAGFLFMEINEFIHYVHEGATMQTSAFLSSLFVLLGTHGAHVTFGIFWATMVIIQIAKRGLTPVTARKTFIIGLYWHFLDVVWIFIFTFVYLKGMVL from the coding sequence ATGTCAGCTAATGTGAACACTTCCCTCCCATTAGAATATCAAACAGAACAAAGCCGTATGAATATTTTGGGGTTCTGGATATTCCTCGGGGCCGAGATTGTACTATTTGCTACACTTTTTAGTGTTTACGGTGTGCTTTACAAGAATTACGCAGGTGGCCCAACTCATCAAGATATTTTTATGATGAAAGAAGTAATGATTCAGACGGTTCTTCTTTTAACAAGTAGTTTTACGATGGGTGTTGCTATTTGGGAAATGCGCCGCAACAATAAGAAGGGATTAATTGGTTGGTTTATTTTAACCCTACTATTAGGCGCAGGATTCCTATTCATGGAGATTAATGAGTTTATTCACTATGTTCATGAAGGTGCAACGATGCAAACAAGTGCCTTTCTTTCTAGCTTGTTTGTTCTTTTAGGAACACATGGTGCTCACGTTACCTTCGGGATTTTCTGGGCAACGATGGTTATCATTCAAATTGCCAAGCGTGGATTAACACCTGTTACTGCTAGAAAGACGTTTATCATTGGTCTTTACTGGCACTTCCTTGATGTTGTTTGGATCTTTATCTTCACGTTTGTTTATTTAAAAGGGATGGTGTTATAG
- a CDS encoding GNAT family N-acetyltransferase — translation MDYIRITSIEDPLFVKMHELMKEVFPPEEVLEFELWKEPLEDPSIRVFVAVHNGDVVGSTEYRYYPNWNIAMTDFTIIGRQGLSLGRFLAQNRLKDLTELAKENGKELFGMFAEIYDPYQRGDFEFGGVKAMDPFVRREVLSHLGYKKLDFTYVHPSWKNDGEAVAGLDLCFMPIDDQLEEISSELVVDFITTYYSVLSNKPIQWVQMVEDLKKREMIELLPL, via the coding sequence ATGGATTACATTCGTATTACGAGCATTGAAGATCCTTTATTTGTTAAAATGCATGAGTTAATGAAGGAGGTTTTCCCACCTGAAGAGGTTTTAGAGTTTGAATTATGGAAAGAGCCACTAGAAGATCCGAGTATTCGTGTGTTTGTTGCCGTACATAACGGTGATGTGGTGGGCTCAACAGAATATCGTTACTATCCGAACTGGAACATTGCTATGACAGACTTTACAATTATTGGTCGCCAAGGTCTTAGCTTAGGACGCTTTCTTGCTCAAAACCGTTTAAAGGACTTAACTGAATTAGCGAAAGAAAATGGAAAAGAACTTTTCGGAATGTTTGCAGAGATCTATGATCCTTATCAGCGTGGTGATTTCGAATTTGGCGGAGTAAAAGCAATGGATCCGTTTGTTAGAAGGGAAGTACTTTCCCATCTTGGATACAAAAAATTAGACTTTACTTATGTACACCCATCGTGGAAAAATGATGGAGAAGCGGTAGCCGGTCTTGATTTATGCTTTATGCCAATAGATGATCAACTCGAAGAAATTTCTTCAGAGTTAGTGGTTGATTTTATTACGACTTATTACAGTGTCTTATCAAATAAGCCTATTCAGTGGGTCCAAATGGTAGAAGATCTGAAGAAAAGAGAAATGATTGAGTTACTTCCTCTATAG
- the qoxD gene encoding cytochrome aa3 quinol oxidase subunit IV, whose translation MEKSTERFPLAHVFGFVMSLVLTFVAAWVALEMNLSFTIVMWIIGTLAVIQAGLQLFMFMHMTEGEDGKVNIINIAFMVFCAVVIVVGSIWVLTSGHAAH comes from the coding sequence ATGGAAAAAAGTACAGAACGTTTTCCGCTAGCTCACGTCTTTGGATTCGTAATGTCACTAGTACTCACATTCGTTGCTGCCTGGGTCGCACTAGAGATGAACTTGTCCTTTACGATTGTCATGTGGATTATTGGAACACTGGCTGTCATTCAAGCTGGTCTTCAATTGTTCATGTTTATGCATATGACTGAAGGAGAAGATGGCAAAGTAAATATCATTAATATTGCTTTTATGGTATTCTGTGCTGTTGTTATTGTCGTTGGTTCAATCTGGGTATTAACATCAGGGCATGCTGCTCATTAA
- a CDS encoding ABC transporter ATP-binding protein has translation MIRRFFTYYGPHKKLFTIDFTAAVIVALLELAFPLAVQWFIDSLLPSGNWSMILSVSLGLLAFYIISTFLQYIVNYLGHMLGINIETDMRQQLFTHVQRQSFRFFDNTKTGHIMSRITNDLFDLGELAHHGPEDIFIACMTFIGAFWIMLTINVKLALIAVFMVPLLIWLITFCNLRMNKAWSNMYSDIADVNSRVEDSVSGARVVQSFTNEAFEINRFKSNNERFRLSKLSAYKVMSFSLSGIYMMTRFFVLIVLVYGAWLSFSGELTYGELVGFILYVNVLFKPIDKISAIMELYPKGMAGFKRFLELIDTTPDVLDQDEAIEMATLKGNIRFKDVNFHYDSSKSILEGINLQINQGETVAFVGPSGAGKTTICSLIPRFYDVTSGAISIDGIDIRSMTKKSLRSNIGIVQQDVFLFTGTIRENISYGKIHASQEEIEDAARRAHLQDFIASLPNGYETQIGERGLKLSGGQKQRLAIARMFLKNPPILILDEATSALDTETEMIIQIALSELAKNRTTLIIAHRLATIRNANRIVVVTEDGIAEQGTHDELIEKGGIFANLHQVQFQQQ, from the coding sequence ATGATTCGCCGATTTTTTACTTATTATGGGCCGCATAAAAAACTGTTTACGATTGACTTTACTGCGGCTGTAATTGTTGCATTATTAGAGCTAGCTTTTCCTCTCGCAGTTCAATGGTTTATTGATTCCCTTTTGCCTAGTGGAAACTGGTCAATGATTCTTTCTGTTAGTTTAGGATTGTTAGCGTTTTATATTATCTCGACTTTTTTACAGTACATCGTCAATTATTTAGGTCATATGCTAGGAATCAATATTGAGACTGATATGAGACAGCAGCTTTTTACTCATGTTCAGAGACAGTCGTTTCGATTCTTCGATAATACTAAAACAGGTCATATCATGAGTAGAATTACAAACGATTTATTCGACCTTGGGGAACTGGCTCATCATGGGCCTGAGGATATCTTTATTGCATGTATGACATTTATTGGCGCGTTCTGGATCATGCTAACTATAAATGTTAAGCTGGCGCTGATCGCTGTGTTTATGGTACCTCTATTAATCTGGTTAATTACATTCTGTAATCTTCGTATGAATAAAGCATGGAGTAATATGTATAGTGATATTGCTGATGTTAACTCAAGGGTAGAGGATAGTGTTTCAGGAGCTAGGGTTGTACAATCATTTACTAATGAAGCTTTTGAAATTAATCGATTTAAATCAAATAATGAACGCTTTCGTTTGTCAAAACTATCTGCCTATAAAGTGATGTCTTTTAGTTTATCAGGCATTTATATGATGACTCGTTTCTTTGTCCTTATTGTGTTAGTTTATGGAGCGTGGTTGAGCTTTTCTGGGGAACTAACGTATGGAGAGCTTGTAGGTTTTATTTTGTATGTGAATGTTCTATTTAAGCCCATTGATAAAATCAGTGCCATTATGGAGCTTTATCCAAAAGGAATGGCAGGGTTCAAACGCTTTTTGGAATTGATTGACACAACTCCAGATGTTTTGGATCAAGATGAGGCAATTGAGATGGCCACATTAAAGGGGAATATTCGCTTTAAGGATGTTAATTTTCATTACGACAGTTCAAAATCCATTCTAGAAGGCATCAATTTGCAAATAAATCAAGGAGAAACGGTAGCATTCGTTGGTCCATCAGGAGCAGGGAAAACAACGATTTGCTCACTTATTCCTCGTTTTTATGATGTAACGAGTGGGGCTATCTCCATAGATGGCATTGATATTCGATCTATGACGAAAAAGTCTCTTCGATCTAATATCGGTATTGTTCAACAAGACGTGTTTCTTTTCACAGGGACGATACGGGAAAATATTTCTTATGGAAAAATACATGCTAGTCAGGAAGAAATTGAGGATGCAGCGAGACGAGCTCATCTTCAAGACTTTATTGCTTCTTTGCCAAATGGATACGAGACACAGATTGGGGAAAGAGGCTTGAAGCTTTCTGGAGGACAAAAGCAGCGACTAGCGATTGCTAGAATGTTCTTAAAGAATCCTCCTATCTTAATTTTAGATGAAGCTACATCAGCACTTGATACGGAAACGGAAATGATCATTCAAATAGCCCTATCTGAGCTTGCTAAAAATCGAACGACATTGATCATTGCCCACCGACTAGCAACGATCAGAAATGCTAATCGAATAGTCGTGGTTACTGAAGACGGAATTGCTGAGCAAGGCACTCATGATGAATTAATTGAAAAAGGTGGGATTTTTGCTAATCTCCATCAAGTACAATTTCAACAACAATAA
- a CDS encoding helix-turn-helix domain-containing protein, which translates to MDSQIIRFIRESYSMTQRDFAKLVNCSYSLIALVELGKRNVTKNLEKKIAEALDLDQKQIESISLIVKEMGNGLPPFM; encoded by the coding sequence ATGGACAGCCAAATCATTCGTTTTATTAGGGAAAGCTACAGCATGACCCAACGAGACTTTGCAAAACTTGTTAACTGTAGCTACTCACTTATCGCCTTAGTTGAACTAGGAAAACGCAATGTTACAAAAAATCTCGAAAAAAAGATTGCAGAGGCACTTGATCTCGATCAAAAGCAAATTGAATCCATATCACTAATTGTAAAAGAAATGGGTAACGGTCTTCCTCCATTTATGTAA
- the qoxB gene encoding cytochrome aa3 quinol oxidase subunit I, with product MGIKWDEILITGDPIILGSQIAILLTSLGIIGGITYLKKWNWLWREWITTVDHKRIGIMYIVAAVLMFFRGGMDGLMMKAQTSRPEMSFLDAQHYNEVFTAHGVIMILFMAMPFLIGLMNVVIPLQIGARDVAFPQLNALSFWLFFSGAMLFNIAFVVGGAPDAGWTSYFPLAGKEFSPGIGNNYYAISLQIAGLGTLMTGINFIVTILKMRTKGMTLMRMPMFTWTTLITSVIIVAAFPIFTVALALMTFDRLYGTHFFTVAAGGSDMLWANLFWLWGHPEVYIVILPAFGMFSEIISTFSRKQLYGYKSMVVSIVAIAVLSMLVWVHHFYTMGSGALVNSFFSITTMMIAVPTGVKMFNWLFTMRKGRIKMTTAMLWSLAFVPNFVIGGVTGVMLAMGAADYQYHNTLFLVAHFHYVLIPGVVFAVFAGLYYWWPKMFGFMLNEKLGKWHFWLFVIGFNVTFMPMFFLGLNGAVRRAYTFSAESGFAPLFLLSAIGSVILAAGFAVFCYNIYWSIRYADRNISSDPWDARTLEWATASPVQHYNFAKLPEVKSLDVFWYMKKNNEGLTLKDEEIEEIHMPSNSGLPFLMCVAFGIVGFFLIFEWHLLAAISAVLIIAGLIYRSFDYNDGYHIHKDEIKKTESAWRKMEGKVNNHVS from the coding sequence GTGGGCATTAAGTGGGATGAAATTCTGATTACGGGAGATCCAATTATCCTAGGTTCACAGATTGCTATTTTATTAACTTCTCTAGGAATTATTGGTGGTATTACGTATCTAAAAAAATGGAACTGGCTATGGCGTGAATGGATTACTACCGTTGACCATAAACGTATTGGAATCATGTATATCGTAGCCGCTGTACTTATGTTCTTCCGTGGCGGTATGGATGGACTAATGATGAAAGCTCAAACATCTCGTCCAGAAATGAGCTTTCTAGACGCACAGCATTATAATGAAGTATTTACTGCTCATGGTGTTATCATGATTTTATTTATGGCTATGCCATTCTTAATCGGTTTAATGAACGTTGTTATTCCGCTTCAAATAGGAGCAAGAGACGTAGCGTTCCCTCAACTGAATGCATTAAGTTTCTGGTTATTTTTCAGCGGTGCGATGCTGTTTAATATCGCATTCGTTGTTGGTGGTGCCCCAGATGCAGGATGGACTTCTTACTTCCCTCTTGCAGGTAAAGAATTCAGCCCAGGAATCGGGAATAACTACTATGCTATATCATTGCAGATTGCTGGTCTAGGAACTTTGATGACTGGTATTAACTTTATCGTAACGATTTTAAAAATGCGTACAAAAGGCATGACATTAATGAGAATGCCTATGTTCACATGGACAACGCTAATCACTTCCGTTATTATCGTAGCCGCATTCCCAATTTTTACGGTTGCACTTGCGTTAATGACATTTGACCGCTTGTACGGTACACACTTCTTTACAGTAGCTGCTGGTGGATCTGACATGCTTTGGGCTAACTTGTTCTGGCTATGGGGACACCCTGAAGTATATATTGTTATCCTCCCTGCTTTCGGGATGTTTTCTGAGATTATTTCGACATTTTCTCGCAAACAGCTTTACGGTTACAAATCGATGGTTGTTTCAATCGTTGCCATCGCTGTGCTAAGTATGCTTGTATGGGTTCACCATTTCTACACAATGGGTTCTGGCGCTTTAGTCAACTCATTCTTCTCTATTACAACAATGATGATTGCCGTTCCGACGGGTGTTAAAATGTTTAACTGGTTGTTTACAATGCGTAAAGGTCGAATTAAGATGACTACGGCTATGCTTTGGTCCTTAGCCTTTGTTCCAAACTTTGTTATTGGTGGAGTAACAGGTGTAATGCTTGCGATGGGTGCTGCTGATTATCAGTACCATAATACTTTATTCTTAGTTGCTCACTTCCACTATGTATTAATTCCAGGTGTTGTTTTTGCGGTATTTGCTGGACTTTACTACTGGTGGCCAAAAATGTTTGGTTTCATGTTAAACGAAAAATTAGGAAAATGGCATTTCTGGTTATTTGTAATCGGATTTAACGTAACGTTCATGCCTATGTTCTTCCTAGGTCTAAATGGAGCTGTTAGACGTGCTTATACCTTCTCTGCTGAGTCAGGATTTGCACCTCTATTCTTATTATCTGCAATTGGATCAGTTATCTTAGCAGCAGGTTTCGCAGTGTTCTGCTACAATATTTATTGGAGCATTCGTTATGCCGATCGTAACATTTCAAGTGACCCATGGGATGCTAGAACACTCGAATGGGCAACAGCTTCACCTGTTCAACACTATAACTTTGCTAAACTACCAGAAGTAAAATCTTTAGATGTATTCTGGTATATGAAAAAGAACAATGAAGGTCTTACATTAAAAGACGAAGAAATAGAAGAAATTCATATGCCAAGTAACTCTGGTCTACCTTTCTTAATGTGCGTTGCTTTCGGAATTGTTGGATTCTTCCTCATATTCGAATGGCATCTATTAGCTGCAATTTCTGCTGTACTGATTATTGCTGGGTTGATTTATCGTTCATTCGATTACAATGATGGTTATCACATCCATAAAGACGAAATTAAAAAGACAGAAAGTGCTTGGAGAAAAATGGAAGGTAAGGTGAATAATCATGTCAGCTAA
- a CDS encoding carbon-nitrogen hydrolase family protein: MKYRVSAVQYHLHTISSFDDFAAQCEHYIKTAQEFGSDFILFPEFFTTQLLSIGDESGKALSINDLPKFTEKYLELFKNFASETRMHIIGGTHVLERQGKLYNVAHLFYPDGRVEEQAKLHITPTEVEEWNMSAGDGLRVFDTDKGRIAMLTCYDIEFPEIVRMAKAKGADVIFCPSCTDDRHGFHRVRYTSHARAIENQIYVVLTGTVGSLPTVDFMRGNFGQAVVITPNDVPFPPQGIMVQGEINDDMIVTADLDLDLLYEVREKGSVTTWRDRRIDLYTDWK; the protein is encoded by the coding sequence TTGAAATATAGGGTATCTGCTGTTCAATATCACCTACATACGATTTCATCATTTGATGATTTTGCTGCTCAGTGTGAGCACTACATAAAAACAGCTCAGGAATTTGGTTCAGACTTTATACTCTTTCCTGAATTTTTTACAACCCAACTATTATCTATCGGTGATGAGAGTGGGAAAGCTTTATCCATAAATGACTTGCCAAAGTTTACAGAAAAATATCTAGAATTATTCAAGAATTTTGCCTCAGAGACCAGAATGCATATAATCGGGGGAACACATGTATTAGAAAGGCAAGGTAAGCTCTATAATGTTGCTCACTTGTTTTACCCTGATGGTCGAGTAGAAGAACAGGCAAAGCTTCATATTACACCTACTGAAGTGGAAGAATGGAATATGTCTGCAGGGGATGGACTTCGTGTATTTGATACAGACAAAGGTAGAATTGCGATGCTTACTTGCTATGACATTGAGTTTCCTGAGATCGTTCGAATGGCAAAAGCTAAAGGGGCTGATGTAATTTTCTGCCCGTCATGTACAGACGACCGTCACGGTTTTCATCGTGTACGCTATACGAGCCATGCAAGAGCCATTGAAAATCAAATCTATGTTGTCCTAACTGGAACAGTTGGATCCTTGCCGACAGTTGACTTTATGCGTGGCAATTTTGGTCAAGCAGTTGTTATCACACCGAATGATGTTCCATTTCCACCACAAGGCATAATGGTTCAGGGAGAAATAAATGATGACATGATCGTTACCGCTGACCTTGATTTAGACCTTCTATATGAAGTGAGGGAAAAGGGTTCAGTGACGACATGGCGTGATCGTAGAATAGATCTTTATACTGACTGGAAATAA